The DNA window TTTTGATGGTTTGGAAAATCTTCAAGTGTTAAGAATCGATTTCAATAGCTTAGAGACTGTTTCAGGTAAAACTATGATACCTTTGAAATCTTTAAATGATATATCTTTATATGACAACCCTTGGAGGTGTGACTGTGAACTTCGTACTTTTCGACAATGGTTAGACGAAAACAATATACCTTATACTCCTCCAATATGCCACCAGCCCTtacatataaaagataaaatgtgGAATTTTGTCGAAATTGATGATTTCTCTTGTCCTCCACAGTTTCTCAATACATCAAGTGTATTCAATGTCTATGAAAATGTGAATGTCACATTAGATTGCAGAGTAAAAGGAGACCCTAGTCCAACCGTTAAGTGGGTGTGGAGGCAAAGAACAATTGCAAACATTTCGGAAGGAATTTCCTCACAACAAACGTTTGTAGTTAGCGAGACAGGACACAGAGAAAAACTTTCCCGTTTAAAGATTACTTTTGTACAAGATCCAAATGCTGGAACTTATACTTGTATTGCCGAAAATTTGGCAGGTGTTCGAACTAAAAACTTTACTCTCGTTATTTCTCGACACCCCGTCACTGAACAGAAAATAACAGACAGAGAGAAGCCACAAGAAGTGAGAGAGAAAGATTCTACAGTGAAAGACCATGAAGAAGATGATGACAGAGGGTCTGCAACAGGAATGATAATCGGAATTGTCATTGGTGCTCTTCTAGTTTTCCTCATATGTGCCCTTTTGTTGTGGATTTTACGTAGGAGGCAACTGAAACCAGGTAGTCACAAACGACAAGACATCAGTCACAAAGTAGGTAATTTAGTtggtaatcttgatgccaaagaATCGCAAGAAGACGTTGACTTGAAACTTCTTGCAGTTACTACAGTAAAGATACCCCCTAGACTTGGTGCATATGAGGAGCTACCAACTTCAGAAACAGATACGTACGATTCTAGGGGGGGTGATACTGGTTTGCCTCCTCGTGTGTGGGAAATGAACGACCACATACTCCCTAACCCAACCTGGGAAAGTCCTCTTAGTCCAGAATCTAATTTTTGTCTTCCTCCTCCTCCTTCCCAAATGGAGAAACAGTTGAGTACCCGCAGCCCTATTATCGTCCCTATGCCTGTTCCCCAAGGCGACCTTCACTCACGTCTGCAAAATGAATTGGCTGACACCTTGCGACGAAAaggtgaaaaaaaatcatttgaaagAGAACGTGGAGATGGAAGTTCAGAGCTGGAAGCTACGGGTTTTGAAAATAACCCAAAAACATCTGAACCTGGAATCAAAGAACCTCAGAAACAAAATTCAGTAAATGATAACAAAAGCGGCGCTCAAACTCCTCTAAATTCGGGAGGAAATACTCCAGATTTATTGTTTCATCCACATCAGGTCGATAACCCTTCAGCTTACTTCCGACCGATTTCAGATACAACCTCAGAAGACAGAGGAGACAAAACATCTGAAGACCTTGATGGAGGAGCAGACGGTACCGAAGTCTGAAGCAATGAAGGACATTTAAACTCCAATATAAGAGTTACTTTGTATAccatttgatgaaaaaaaaacagactatGTTTGTTAATAGAGTGTGGTGCTATCAAGATATATCTCTTGTATTTTCAGCAACAAAGAGACGAAAGGCCATTTTATTATCACCTTGAGACATTTAATTTGAGTTGGCTTTATGACTTTCgcaataatggaacaaacatatACAAATTGCGTCAcctcaaaattattattatagctAAAAACGCAGAATCAAAACACCCTGAACAAGATGAAAAGCAGTTTTGGACAGTTGTTCATTACTGTATTAGCCACCAGATTTTTCTATTGTGATGTTGCTTTTCTGCTTATCTTTTGTGGCAAATTTTATTACTCATACAAATACTGGTTTCCTGGAAGTCAgataatttgatttatatatgtgtgtgaagtGATGATAATTGGATTACCTAGAGCAGTGGATTCAGCTGTTTCTTTACATGTTAATTATTTGTGTTATCATTATTGTAATCAAAACACGTTAACTGTAAACTTATAAACAGAAGTATGTCCTGCATTTTGTCTAATCACGTGAAACATTGTAATTGATGTATTAATCCTGGATCAGTTGGCAGTGAGAGAGAAAAAGAATGTTTGCCAGATCTTACTGTtcgaaacatttttataattgttgGTGATGATATGTATAACTTGGAAAATCTTGTTCATTCGAATTATAATTTCGTAGTCAGGATGTTAAAACATACAccaaagtattgttttgtgatttgTACAAGTAGTTGATCAGAGTGGATAATTACAATAACCGAATTTTTATCTCTGActaaaagtgatatattttaaaaaagcagATTAAGATTTTTCATaagttttgttgttgcttttgaTACTAAATATTTCCTTTCAGTGCATATTCTATTGCAAGTGCACTGCAAAAGCCAAATTCTACACTTACATtactactaaacaaataacaatagAGAGGATATTACGATATTTCGAAGTACACTCTTTATAAAACTGGAGCAATGTTTTCGATAAtacatgaaaattaaattttcatgttaaatgtaaGGTCAGTAAAAGTAAAGAAACGGAGTCACAAAACAACCCAGTTGATAGCAGTATTGACTTAATTAATACATACATGGTATTCAGTACATGACCTTAGAGTGGTTCTTCGAaaagatatagtttaaatatatttacaccgTGACTCCTACCCTTTAAAGACCTGTTATCTACAGCcttccaaaataaaaacattaacaaacttACACGTCTAATTTATTCCTTCCAAGTTTTCTTCAtccaaataatttattcaaacagtttataagacttaatactttgtgaaaaattatatatttaaaagtaaacaacaaactTAGAAATGACAAAGTTGTTCTTTTGCTGTTGCTTTCAAAGGGAagaatttaagttttataaattaacttgttttttgtggtactgaattttttatttgatgtaaaGTTTAAATTTGTGATATCAAGACAGATAAAAGTTATGAGTTTGAAGCTGTAGACTTCTCTTGGGCAGATAGAGAATCGTTAGTATAATTCTAGTTGTTATGAGAGAAACTGAGTTTTCTGGATACTGTGttattattgtgaaataaaaagCTTTGTctgtttgaagaaaaataagtgTCTGGTGCTTTACTAACACTAACACATGCTCGAAGTTGATTGGTCTGCTATCCTTTTTCACAGGCATATTAAGTAAACTTTGTATGGAAACTTTTTGTTTCTATAATGAGTAGCCCCACGCTAGTAGaacggtatgtttacggatttacaacgctaaaatcaggggttcgattccactcggtgggctcagcagatagcggAACGTGGccttgatataagaaaaacacacacactctaatttcttctttaattttaggTTACTTTCTTACAAATACTCATCAACTGATTTATGATATTGAGTCAATGAAGATTTCAAGTAAAGCCGTGATTAAAATTTATAGAGATCTTTctaatatttagaattatttattctAAAGACTTGTGAGACTTCTAAAGGTATTTGAACACATagtacaataacaaataaatttttataatttaaattatatgagtGTTGAGTAAAACATTATCACAAATTTGTATCATGATAATTTTacataatgtatactgaaaacaAGTCCAATATTGAAAGATAACTGAAATGTTGTTATTTTGGGAAAGCTTGATATCACTTAGATGATTGTGAGTAGGTAGTTAACTTGGTGTTCTTGTTTTGTTGAGAAACGATTGGCTCATGTAATTCTGAAACTTTTTGAATGCcttgtaaaacaaatttaacgtggtttaaatattaaatatatattttaacacagtCATAATTTATTAAAAGCTAATGGCCATAAGATAATGCACAACTTTTTGGGAAACCTCCATTGTTTTACCCTTGGTGATGACAGCAATTTCAATTGTTGTGTTTTCCAACGTAATTTATACATGGACCAATGGACGCACAGGTAAGTTTCCATCACAAAAACACTCGAATGAAGAATTTGTCTGACAGGTAAGATGTTCAAAGAAAGATTCGAGTTCATTAACTttacaaaacaacacaaataaagtTTATTGGTATTGAATCTTATAATTACCGTGTTTGTCACTTGGTCagctaaaaacaaacacaacttctATACTTCAAAAGACTCTCTAGGTTTTAAAACAAACGGAATGTACCTATCTGTTGAACAGGGGATCACAGATTATCATTCTTTCGTCTAAAGCAAAACTAGGACAGAGTAGATATCTTCAACAATGACACGATAAACATATAGATGTGTGTTTGTGAGACGTAGCATTAGACATAAAACAAAACGTGCTGTAAATTTACACAGTACAAAAGATAAACATCTCGGTTCATTCCCATATGTATAAAATGTAGGAACGAACTGATGGGAGCTCCTCATCCCTATAGGAATACGAAGATAACCAGAACTTAATGGTAAGTAGACAGATATGTTAATCCTAAGATAAtgttttgaagtgataaataGGTTGTTTCCAAAAACAAGTAAATAGGTATAAATTTCTAATCTTCAGATATCATCAATGCTGTATGTCACAGGGTTAATCATGTGTTTTTCTGGGTACATAATATAGGAACCCTGGTTTGTGTGACAAAGACAGCCTATAGAATAATCAATACACATCTTTAGTTGTAAAACACTCCATTGAAGTGGGTTTCAGAGTAGCATCTGTTGTACCCTTTGTATGAGTAACTTTAGGAGTGCGAACTTAAAGACCATAGTCATACTGAAGTTGTAAATGGACGCTGTAAAGAAGAAAGGAGAGTAGTTACGACATATGCAGCCTGAAAGTGCAAACCCAAACCTGAATATAtccaaaatatgttattaaaccAACTAATTAGTTTATAAAGTACGTATTATGCTATATTATAGGGTCAACTGAGAAACTGTAATTGTTTTTTACCAAAATGATTtcgtatgtaaaaaaaaaactagcggGAATGAAAATGTAAACATGACACCCGAAGACGAGAATTAGAGAGGGTGATGTCATCAAAGATGAAACGTTATTACCTTACAACATCAGAAAGCATCAGCACAAGGAAAAATGAAAAGCAAGTCAAGAAATCTTGAACTTCCAGTTACCCTGTCCTGATTTAGAGTGTGATTGGGGTGTTTTACCACAAGCTACTGTAACACCTTGATATAGACAATcctgtgttttaaagtaataattactCTTATAGCCTAGCTGTAATTAAAAGAGCAATTCCCACATCTCACGACCTCAGGCCAATAttagtaaatttaaaaacaaatatttctgtaaagttaCAATACGAGATGTTTCAAGTCGGGTATGTTACTTCAGTAGCATTAAAGATCAGGGGTCCAGAAAGTTTCTCGTGAATAACTTACTACAACAGCACCTTTCATATCTAATCACACAAGGCGAGTTCCCCAAACTGATTAGATATGGTGTTCTTAATTATAAGTATATATCCATCGAGAACAATAGTTTTTATCTTTGAAACTGTAATTACTAAGAGGCAAAAAAACATAGACCTTTGATAAAATGGATGGCGTTACGGGTACAGGTCATTACACTCTCAGTGGCTTCCTACTGATGAAAAGAGCAATGATGCCTCCATCCTGACACTGATGATGTCATCAAACATACAACAACTTAAGAAATGGGTTCAAgaaagatattttgttgttggTGACTGAGAATTACGTGGTAAGACGTGTAAAATGTGAAGCAGAATTTAAATGATAAGTTACACAGAGTAGAAGAAAAAAGACGCGCTATTCTGGAAAAGTTTGCTTTTTCAACTGAAAAGTCCAACTTTTCCAGAATAGCGACCTACTTCAAATGAGTTAGTGATTTTATAAATTCTATGATAGTAGTATATCTAGCACTTGACAGGCGGTAGTTGACATGCAGCCATTACACACGAAGACGAAGAAGGAGAGGTATGATGCCATCAAAGTTGAAGACAACATAGCTTCAATTTGAGCTACCAGAAGGCAAGTTGTTAGGGATATGTTACTAAGCGACAATGATGGATGATTATGTAATAGTATCATAAAATACAGAaggtattaattaattaattaattaaatcgtcCTGGAAAGGACACTTAAcactagttaattaaataatttataattaaattgtcaTGAATAAAatgcttaacactaattcatttataattcaTCCATCCTAAAAAGGACGAcacattaattaaaacttactcaATCAAGTAATTAAAGATTTTCAATACTACATCATTATATTCCCTGTCCAAAAAGGACTATATCTTTCTCAATCTAACATATACAATACATGATTCTAGATCTAAATCACTCAAAAAGGGTGATATCATGTGTTAatcaaaacttatatttttactaacttagctttataaaacaaaacaatttgtgcatattacttttttcatattttacaataataactattattttaacaactgtctgtatgattttaacaaatatactgCGCATCTATAAGTCATCAACGTCTAGATTTAGTTGTGTTAAATTCACTATTTTACCTATTTTAAGTTGTGTACTATAATAATAATTGATTAATTTACTTCCATTTATCACTTCCAAATGCACACAAATCTTGTGAAAGTATGGAATACATAACTTCTTTCAATGTTCTGTAAGACACTGTTTCACTATCACAAATCATTCAtatcataataatataataactgatCATTTtactatatgtaaaaacggctcgtttgggttgagaaaatttttatgtagaggagcgaacaacgtttcgaccttcttcggtcatcgtcattgtgaaccagccgtttttacgtatatatttctctacaagtgggttttcttgtcatcacttaCATGTATGATCATTTTACTGATTACTAACATTTAAAATACCACAATTTTCAGACTGGCCACTGTCACTAAACACATTTACAAATTTCTAGATGTCATGTCTATTATTAATTCTTAAAACTAACAAATCATATCTGATGTCAAACTAGAACAAGCATATAAACAATTATTGTGATCACTTTCTTCTACAGCACCTTGGAGATATTGACGTTATCAGCATACAGTTTACCGAGACTGACTCATTGAAAGACACTGACCATCTTGGTTAAGAAATGtagaagtttagaaaaattatccAATTAGGGTTGTCAAACCTTGATACTGTTTATCTTTACTTCACATGGATACagacttttaagaattacaaagTTCATCAAGTGGTCTCACAAACATAGAGAGCACAAACCCACTACAGAAATATTGACGTCATTAACGTCTGCATTTGAAATAATCAAAGAATAAACGACAATCTCAGTCTGAGTGTTTGATATTCAAGACAACTGGCCAtcttggttgagaaaatatagaaaattagaAAAGCATAGGATTAGATTGACCAAGAATATTTCACAATAACTGGCTAGCTAGTCCAAGAACCATAAATTATAAACCAAGTGATTAAATGTATTGATAACAAGAATTATACAGTTCAatgtttatcaaatattattatacatacaaaACATCGGTTACTTTACTCGTTTTATAACAATACACTctcattaatatttactttactcGATTAATCAAAGTtgtctttattttagaaattgtaCACAACATATGAAAATTAAATCAGCTATTCACTTTACTTACACTTTAAAGCTGACCTTCAGTGTAAAAAACAAGACTTGTAAAATGTCACACATATTCAAATGTAAgggaatatttaaatgttcacTCATATACAGACAGAAAACGCGCCAAATCGACAAGTGTTTCgaccttttatacaaaacagacaaaaaacctagaaattttatttgaagtttctcatgataaaatataatacataccgtttcttttatattttataaatacaatatatttacaatCCAAATAAGCTGTTATTTTCATTAGTCTAAGTTATGGTCTTTACCTCGCATATTTGTCCTTTAAATACAACACTGTAAGTTAAATACACAATCTCAATTTCTAGTAGCAAAAATTGGGGCTACGACATCTTCATCTTTGATTACGTCACCCCTCTCTCCCTCCCGAACTTCTGTCTTCATGTGTCATGGTAGTATATCAACTTCCGCTTGTCCAGTACTAGGTACACTATTTATGATTAAAACCAGAAGCTCCTCCGATAAATTCCTTATACTGGGGAGTCATAAGGATTGTTTGTGCATTATACTGTGTGTTTTGGCTAACACAGAATAAAAAGGACAGAATTGCATACAAAATGTTGTCACTTTCACCCTTATTAAATGAACTGCATAATAGAAGTGTTTAAGAAAAGGTAGTCTCGTAACTACATTTAGTGTACAGTTGCATAAAATTCATTCAGCTTTATCTGACTCATTCGTACTTTACGCAATGATCAGCTTAACCAGGCAAAATCATCATCAGAAATACCTATCTGACACTGACATTTACACTTTCTTCTCTCTAACTATGATGATAACCTGCAACACATCAGTCATATAAGATGACGTTAAGACTTTATTCCATAACAATGTCTTATGACACAACATTGATTTGCTATCCAAAATCTTGTCTATATCGCTTAGGACTAAGAACAATATGTACTGTGGTGTACGGTTTCCAATATTACCATAACGTGTTCCTGATTCTTCTAATGTCACATAAGCACATACTTGATGTAGTCGATCAGGACTACGATTCTGCTGATGCAGACAACTAAATGGTAGTACAGTAGATTTATTCAAGTGCTGTGCAAATTTCTGAAgatttctttcaaatatatatctttatacgTAGCCTGTTAAGctactacaataaaacatcatgATGCAAGTCTCTTCAACTATGACCGAATAGCTTGTTATATATTATAGGATACTGTAACTAACACAGAGGTAATTAACACAGAAAAAATGTCGTGATTAACATATACATTCACACACGTTTGTGATCGCCATTTTGAAAATTATGACACAGGCATGTAATAAGTGATCTATATAATATCCCCTTAAATTTCATCCAAATCTGATATTGatctattattatgttattaacaccaaagtttttttttaatttgacccAATAATGGctattaaaaaaacgaaaaattaaacttgtttcaTTCATTCATTGACGATTTGATAATTTTCTTTAGGCTTCTTGGTTGttcatttagttttaattgttgtaaatatataaaatgtattgcaTTTCACTTTTGCAGTTTGACAAAGAGCGATGTGTATTGCTCATACTGAGGCCAAACATTCACCAGTGATCTTTAACACTTTAAATACTGTCAAATATCTTCGCAATAGCaatgatatatttgttaattagtaaaaggaaaataaatttttgttgcaTCTGTGGGAGAAATGTATTTACCAGTTCTCAACTGATAATCAGATACTACAATAAAACAGCGATTCATCTGAATTATGGTGATTATGGttaaattttgtgatttttaaaactTGCTTCAAGTGACGTGTATTTGGTAAAACAAATTGCTATGGAGGTTTCTTTGTACGATGGCCTGATGGATGAATGAGTGTGTTAAGGATGCGAatggattttgttttaatacttggATTATATTGTTGCCAAAAAACGTTTGATAAATTTGTAACACTAAAGTAAAACTGCCATGACAAATGGAAGTGATGCTTTTGTTTTCATGACTTTAATAGATATTACTagcataaaatataactttttctggtgtttttagtttaatttttcaaattaatggAAAATGCTTTTGAAGATCTGACTTCTGTGTAAGACTAACAGAAATTAATTGAATACAACATAACGAAATATTAACGTGCTTTTAATAAGATGCAAATATTGTCTCAGAGAgtgaacaaaattttgttttatacatgaggttttaaattatttttcatattctatAATTGTTCGTGGTTGGAAGAATCgatgtatgtaataaaataaaataaaaaaaaacacgtgtggTTATTGTATTTTTGcgtgtttctgtttttctttaatgtaaaagTTCTTGAAATTACTTTTCAGCCCAAATTGTTTAAACCAAACTAAAAATTAAGCATATAATAAATTGAAACATCACGATGAGTTTCTTGTTTAAATCCGCCATATACTGAACCATGTATTTGTCATATATCAATTTAGGGTCTTGTTCTTCATATAATCGAAAGAAGCTGTGAGTTAAAGATATAGTGATAGATATAATGGACTTTTGCCAACAGCAAATATACTTCTACTCAAATAAAGACAGAAAATGTTCCACAAACAGCAAACAAAGTAAGCTAACAAGGATCTGTATGGGCTGCATTGAGTCACAAAGCATGCAGTATGTAATGTTAATAAAACCAAAccttaatttaataacattttaaggtTACGTAATTCTGAATTACTATGTTATTAATCTTCAGTTATAATAAGCGCCTCCTCtaaaattatcattattgtttttatagcATATTATCTgtatacttatttgtttgttgttgatgttcagaatatttagtgttttaaatgtttaatgttttaaaataaaacgattAACGTTTAGGCCTAAGTAGAGTgaacttattttaaaacagattCATCATTTATGGAAATTTGTTAATTCATttcttacagttttttttttctcaattttggaAACCAGCAACACCttcaatttaagatttttttttctctcttggtTTTCGTACTAATAATCAAAGTTTCTCTAAAAAATCTGTTATTATAGGAGGCACTTAGTCGAAACCTTAATTACTGAGGATAATTACGCTGCGAAGTGTTACAATTATTTATTCGTTTAGGCttaaagttgtatataaaataaagctAGATCCAGGTGGCTGTATGTAAGAACTTAGCCCAAACATTTTATATCTGCCCCCTAGCGGCacatctttggatttacaacgctagaaactgggtttcgatgcccgtggtgtgtagatttgtacttaattacaaagtactgtacgtatatatacatatatatattacctgacatggccacgtggttacggtgctcgactcgtaatctaatgaCACGGGGTTAGAATCCTATTCACATCAAATATGATCGCCcattcagttgtgggggcgttataatattacggttatTCCCtcagttcgttggtaaaagagtagcccaagagtcagcggtgggtggtgataactagctgctttccctctagtcttacattgctaaattagggacggctacataGACAGCCCTCGcgcggctttgcgcgaaatttagaacaaacgaatttttatataattatttttctctttctgtttTAATTACCATTTTATTGTCTAGTATTGTTTCAATAGTCTGTGTAAAATTAAGTCCAATCAATTACAGTAACTGCATAAAGATAAGTACGAGTTAACACTAATTCATATAAGATGACAGGTTTTACGTTTCACCATAATCTGCTAGCTAATACAGAGCTGCTAATTTTACCTCAGAAAGTGTTGTGCGTGACCGTCACAACTAATTGTAGATCAAAGTTATGATCTTCCTAACTTTTTGTGTATCTAATAGTTCTAGcttttaactatttatatttgtcataaaacattactTCTAGCCCGGTTacatttttgaaattgtattcTCGTCGCatagggattttcaagaattagaagaaggtataataatagtatttcagcCACACTATGTTCAATATAAACATCATAACAATTGTTATTGTAAAAAATGCTTATATAAATAGGATTACTAAAACTGCTGTGATTGTTGTGTCCCAGCCAACCTGGTGAACTTCAGGTCGAGTGCAACATGTCATCGTCAATGGATATGGCGAACACGGTGTAGTTGGAAGACTACACTCTTCATACACTCTTATGATTCTTTAAGATTTAtgagaaactaaataaataatgtaatgtttaaaaatataatagcccttataataaatataataaattaaatcatgCTTCGCTAGCTTGTAAAAAGTGTTTGCACCATAAGAATTACCGTTATAACAAATggtttatataaacagtgttcCGAATGTTTACTGAGCTATTGTGTCCCAGCCGGTCAGATGAGCTTTGGATTGAATGAAATGCGAATATGAATATGAATGTGGTTggcataatattattatacactcttttaatttgtgaaaacccACGAAAGACAAGATAAAGAGtgcagtattaaaaatataataggccggATATTAATGTCTAAtgacaagtaaaattaattttaatcgtTTTAACCAGCTAGAAAAATTTTCACATCAAAACAGTTCTTTTTATCGTAATAACTATTTTGGGTGAAAGGTAAGAAGAACCTTCACAGAACACTTTatcaatcattttatttattacgcAGAAACCAAAAACACGCGTTTAATTCTCTCAGGTTGTTTACGATTATTTAAAAAACTGGCatcatatattttgaatttttactttatttccttCGTAAGTGATActctaatagtaataattaaacttCTAAAGCcgaaaatttttgctttcagatccTATACTTCAAAATGCTCCTAAAAACTACTTTTGTAATCGAAAGTCTTTCTTGCCAAAATTGAACAGTTGAAACTAGGAATGCATATCTCATCATAGTAGTTCATACGATAAGTATCTAGAAACAAGTTTTAGAGTCTtgtgtgtaatttattatctttataacTAACAagggcggcccggcatggccaggtgggttaaggcgttcgactcgtaatctaagggtcgagggtttgaatcccggtcacaccaaatatgctggccttttcagccgtgggggcgttataatgtgacgatcaatcccactattcgttggtaaaatagtagagtgggcagtggatggtgatggccagct is part of the Tachypleus tridentatus isolate NWPU-2018 chromosome 4, ASM421037v1, whole genome shotgun sequence genome and encodes:
- the LOC143249378 gene encoding uncharacterized protein LOC143249378; its protein translation is MVYSSSHWRMRLSVVFLVSWSILVVTSAFSCHPKCNCIWRNGKQTAECSGVGFSAVPSELDSGVQVLSISRNKLHILHRDAFLQVGLVNLQKVFLVHCDIDQVNEYAFNRLTNLVELDLSFNKLTIVPSASFIHVPRLRELKLNGNPLSTLPNHAFSSAKSLTVLEVSKCHIHTIAPKAFDGLENLQVLRIDFNSLETVSGKTMIPLKSLNDISLYDNPWRCDCELRTFRQWLDENNIPYTPPICHQPLHIKDKMWNFVEIDDFSCPPQFLNTSSVFNVYENVNVTLDCRVKGDPSPTVKWVWRQRTIANISEGISSQQTFVVSETGHREKLSRLKITFVQDPNAGTYTCIAENLAGVRTKNFTLVISRHPVTEQKITDREKPQEVREKDSTVKDHEEDDDRGSATGMIIGIVIGALLVFLICALLLWILRRRQLKPGSHKRQDISHKVGNLVGNLDAKESQEDVDLKLLAVTTVKIPPRLGAYEELPTSETDTYDSRGGDTGLPPRVWEMNDHILPNPTWESPLSPESNFCLPPPPSQMEKQLSTRSPIIVPMPVPQGDLHSRLQNELADTLRRKGEKKSFERERGDGSSELEATGFENNPKTSEPGIKEPQKQNSVNDNKSGAQTPLNSGGNTPDLLFHPHQVDNPSAYFRPISDTTSEDRGDKTSEDLDGGADGTEV